AGCGCAGCACGAACAACCTGACCGCGGCGGTCAGATTCGCGGCGGCGCGGCGGCCCTTGATCCGTTCGCACAACGCGCTCAATGACGAGCGCTCGCGCGTGACGATCTCATCGAGCGCATCCCAGAATTCGGGTTCGAGACGGAGACTGGTGCGTCGGCCGGCGAGCTTGATATTGCGCACCTGTGGCCGGCGTCGCGACAAGTCGATTGTCATGGATGTATTTTTTGATTTGTGATGAAGCCCCGCCAGACAATCTACAACCCAGCAAAAGATCGACCAAACGATTTCTTGTCATGGTTGTTGCGCTGCACTCGCGATGCGTGCGAGCGGATCGCGGGATCACGCAAGCATCATCGTTCGCCCCTGTCGACAATCCATTTGGGGATTGGCGTCGATTGCGATCGATCCGTACCAGGCCTCGCCATCGCCAGAATGAGATTGGCCAAAACGAGATTGGATGATCAATCAAAGAAAAAATCCACGGCGCCACACCACCGGCGATTGGCCCTCTCGTGACAGCCCTGCCAGTTCGAATTTCCGTGGGAGTTTCTATGGCTTCGGCGCTCGCTCGCCGGGTGCCGTCAGGCTCAGCGACAGCGCATGCACCGGTTCAGCGAGTTCGGAGGCCAGGACCGCATGGACGCGGCGCTGCCGTTCGACACGCGACAATCCCATGAAGGAAGCGGCTTCGATCTCGACGCGGAAATGACTTTCGCCGCCGGCGCGAGCCCCGGCATGACCGGCATGGAGACCGGATTCGTCGATGATCTTCAGATGGGTCGGATGGAGCGCCTGGCGCAGCTTGGTCTCGATCGCCAGGGCCACGGGCCTGTCCGCCGCTTGCTTGTCCGACATCTCATCTCTTCCTGTGTGCCAATGGCCGTTGCGGTGAGAATATCCGGATAGGCTCGGCAACCGAACGGCCTGGGATTTCGATCTTCGCGGCTTTACCCTCGGGTTCCGAGCGAATCAACCCTGGCGATGACGCGGTCGCCACGCGTCACCGATTCCGGGTTCGGGGGAAAGGCTTCGCCTGTGACCGTCACCTCTGCCGCCAGCGAGCCCGGCGACCGCCGCGGCGCCTTTCTCCTGCTGGGCGCGATCATCCTGGTCTGGGGCATCAACTGGCCGGTCATGAAGGTCGGGCTCGGATCGATCCCGCCCTTCTGGTTCGGCGGGCTGCGATTGCTGCTGGGCTCGATCTCGCTCTTTCTGGTCGCAGCGTTCCGCGGCCGGCTGACTCTGCCGGCGCTGGCCGACTGGCCGGTGGTCGCCACCGTCGGGCTGGTGCAGATGGCGGGCTTCCTCGCCCTGGTGAACATCGCCCTGCTCCATGTGCCCGCCGGCCGCTCGGCGGTGCTTTGCTACACGACACCGCTCTGGGTGGCGCCGGGGGCCGCCCTGTTCCTCGGCGAGACGCTGAGCCGGCGCAAGCTCGCCGGTCTGGCACTGGGGCTGGCCGGCCTCCTCATCCTGTTCGAGCCCGGCAGCTTCGACTGGTCCAACCGCCCCCTGCTCCTCGGCAATGCCTTCCTGCTTGGCGCGGCGCTGCTCTGGGCCCTCACCATCCTCCATATCCGCGGCCATCGCTGGCACGGCTCGGCCCTCGATCTGGCGCCCTGGCAGCAGCTGACCGGCGCCCTGCCCCTGCTGGCGGTGGCATTCCTGGTCGAGGGCGGCCCCGACGCGATCGACTGGAAATGGAGCACCCTGCTAGTGCTCGCCTATAACGGCCCGATCGCCTCGGGCTTCGCCTACTGGGCCGCCGTCGCGGTGACGCGCCGTCTCCCTGCTCTGACGAGTTCCTTGGCTTTCCTGGCGGTGCCGGTCATGGGCTTGACCGCGTCGGCCGTGGCGCTGGGGGAACATCCGCAGCCGGCCTTGCTGCTCGGTTTTCTCCTGATCCTGATCGGGCTCGTGCTGGTCGAATACAAGCCGCGCAAGCCGGCCGCATAACCGGCGAGGCAGGCCGCCTGATTCGAGCCGGATTTCCGCCGCCCGGATCTTTGCCGCCCGGATCTTTGCCGCAATGTCACCGCAACAATCCCGTCCTTAACGGCGTGGCAATCGGCCTCAGGCTTGAATGGCGGCTGTCCGCGATCTTCCGGGAGGCCCCCCATGGGGTCGGCTTGCAAGCCCGCCAGGGGCTGCCCATACTCTCTTGGTGGCGAGACCTAAGATCATGTTCCAGTGGGAGGATGAGGCGGCAGCGGAGGCCGAGGCGCCGCATTGCGACCATGCGAATTGCGCCGAACCGGGTCTTTATCGCGCGCCCAAGTCGCGCGACCGGCTCAATGACTACTTCAATTTCTGCCTGGAGCATGTGCGGGCCTATAACAAGTCCTGGAACTACTTCCAGGGCATGGGCGCCGACGACATCGAGCATCAGATCCGGCGCGACACCGTCTGGGACCGGCCGACATGGCCGCTCGGCGGCTGGCGCATACCTCAGCGCGAGGACGTGAACCGCGCCTTCCGTCGGGCCATGGGCCTGGACGAGGAAAGTGAGCCTGCCAGCGAGGCCCGGCAGCAGGGGCCCAAACTCAGCAGCGCCGAATATCAGGCGCTGCGCACGCTGGAACTGAAGCCCGGGGTCACCTGGGACGAGGTCAAAGCCCGCTATAAGGGGCTTGCCAAGCTGCTTCACCCCGATGCTAATGGCGGCGATAAATTGGCCGAGGAACGCTTGAAGCTCGTGAACCAGGCCTACAGCACGCTGAAGCAAAGCGCGCTGTTTTGAACGCAAAAGCGGGTCCGCCCGCCATCGGTACGCGGAAAGAGACGAATGGCAACCGAAAGCACGACGACCAACGGGCAGCTGCAATTGCCCGACATCACGATCTCTGTCCAGCAGACCTTCGGCCTGGACAGCGACATGCAAGTGCCGGCCTTCAGCCAGCCTTCCGAGCATGTGCCGGACGTCGACGAAGCCTATCGCTTCGATCACGACACGACGCTCGCGATCCTGGCCGGGTTTGCCTATAACCGCCGCGTCCTGATCCAGGGCTATCACGGCACCGGCAAATCGACCCATATCGAGCAGGTCGCGGCACGGCTCAATTGGCCCTGCATCCGCGTCAACCTCGACAGCCATATCAGCCGCATCGACCTGATCGGCAAGGACGCGATCGTCCTGCGCGAAGGCAAGCAGGTGACCGAGTATCGCGAAGGCCTCCTGCCCTGGGCGCTGCAGCATCCGACGGCGCTGGTGTTCGACGAGTACGACGCCGGCAGGCCCGACGTGATGTTCGTGATCCAGCGTGTGCTCGAGGTCGAAGGCAAGTTGACGCTGCTCGACCAGAACAAGGTGCTGCGGCCGCATCCGGCCTTCCGCCTGTTCGCCACTGCCAACACGATCGGCCTCGGCGACACCTCGGGCCTCTATCACGGCACGCAGCAGATCAACCAGGGTCAGATGGACCGCTGGAACATCGTGACCGTGCTCAACTATCTGCCGCATGACGACGAGGTGAATATCGTCCTCGCCAAGGCGCCGACCTACGACACCGACGAAGGCCGCAAGGCGGTCTCGGCGATGGTGGCGCTGGCGGATCTGACGCGCTCGGGCTTCATCGCCGGCGACATCTCGACCGTCATGTCGCCGCGCACCGTGATCACCTGGGCGGAGAACGCGAAGATCTTCAACGACGTCGCGTTCGCCTTCAAAGTGACCTTCCTCAACAAGTGCGACGAGATCGAGCGCACGACGGTGGCCGAGTATTACCAGCGCTGCTTCGGCACCGAGCTGAAGCAGGCCGGCAAGACCCAGCTCGTCTAAGCGGCGATCCGGGCGGCCATGGCCCAGAACGAGAGCGCCGTCGAAAGCTTCCGACGCGTCACCGCGGCGGCGATGCGCGCGATCGCGCGCAAGACCGAGCTCAACGTGACCTTCGCGCCCGGCCAGCATGGGCTGGCCGGCAACGAGGCGCGCCTGCCCTTGCCCGCCCGGGACCTGCCCAAGGCCGAGGTGGCGCAGGTGCGCGGGGAGGCCGACGCGATCGCCCTGAAGCTGCGCCTGCACAACGCCGAGACCCATCGCCGCGAGGCGCCCCGCACCGAGATGGGACGCCAGATCTTCGACGCGGTGGAGCAAGCGCGGGTGGAGGCGGTTGGCTCGCGCTACATGACCGGCGTCAGCGAGAACCTGGCGGCGGCGCTCGAGGAGCATTGCCGGCAGCGCGGCTATGCGCGCGTGACCGAGCGCGAGCAGGCGCCGCTCTCCGAGGTCCTGCGGCTCCTCGCCCGCGAGGCGATGACCGGCCAGCCGGTGCCCAAGGCCGCCAAGCGCATCGTCGATCTGTGGAAGCCCGTCCTCGCCGACAAGGTGCTGGGCGACCTCGCCCGGATGGCGGAGAGCGCCGACGACCAGCGCGCCTATGCGAAGGCGACGCGCCAGCTGCTGTCCGATCTGGACGTCGATATGGGGCCCGAGGACGCGCAGCCGGAGGATTCCGACGAGAGCGAGCAGGACGAGCAGAACGACGATACCGACCAGAACAAGGGCGAGGGCGGCGAGCAGCAGAAATCCGAAGCGGCCGCCATGGAGACCGAGGCCGGCGATCGCGGCCAGGACGATGCCGATGCGCAAGAGACCGAGACCGCGTCCGACGAGATGGCGGACGCCGAGGAAGAGTCGCCGGGCCGTCCCGGCCGGCCGCCGCAATCCGATCTCTCGAACCGCAGCAACGAGCCGACCTACAAATCCTACTGCACCGATTACGACGAGATCGTCGAGGCGGCCGACCTCTGCGATCCCGACGAGCTCGGGCGCCTGCGCCAGCTTCTGGATCAGCAGCTCCAGCATCTCCAGGCGGTCGTCGGCAAGCTCGCCAACCGGCTGCAGCGCCGCCTGATGGCGCAGCAGTCGCGCTCCTGGGAGTTCGACATCGAGGAGGGCCTGCTCGACAGCGCGCGCCTCAGCCGCGTCGTGGTCGACCCCGTCCTGCCGCTCTCCTTCAAGCGCGAGAAGGACATGGAGTTCCGCGACACGGTGGTGAGCCTGCTGATCGACAATTCGGGCTCGATGCGCGGCCGGCCGATCACGGTCGCGGCCATGAGCGCCGACATCCTGGCGCGCACGCTCGAGCGCTGCGGCGTCAAGGTCGAGGTGCTGGGTTTCACCACGCGCATGTGGAAGGGCGGACAATCGCGCGAGCGCTGGCTCGCCGGCGGCAAGCCCGCCAATCCGGGCCGGCTCAACGACCTGCGCCATATCGTCTACAAGAACGCCGACGCGCCCTGGCGGCGCGCGCGCAAGAGCCTGGGCCTGAT
The nucleotide sequence above comes from Hypericibacter terrae. Encoded proteins:
- a CDS encoding ribbon-helix-helix domain-containing protein, translated to MTIDLSRRRPQVRNIKLAGRRTSLRLEPEFWDALDEIVTRERSSLSALCERIKGRRAAANLTAAVRLFVLRYFRGASTEAGHRGAGHGRAASRGSRNGTL
- a CDS encoding BolA family protein, whose amino-acid sequence is MSDKQAADRPVALAIETKLRQALHPTHLKIIDESGLHAGHAGARAGGESHFRVEIEAASFMGLSRVERQRRVHAVLASELAEPVHALSLSLTAPGERAPKP
- a CDS encoding DMT family transporter — encoded protein: MTVTSAASEPGDRRGAFLLLGAIILVWGINWPVMKVGLGSIPPFWFGGLRLLLGSISLFLVAAFRGRLTLPALADWPVVATVGLVQMAGFLALVNIALLHVPAGRSAVLCYTTPLWVAPGAALFLGETLSRRKLAGLALGLAGLLILFEPGSFDWSNRPLLLGNAFLLGAALLWALTILHIRGHRWHGSALDLAPWQQLTGALPLLAVAFLVEGGPDAIDWKWSTLLVLAYNGPIASGFAYWAAVAVTRRLPALTSSLAFLAVPVMGLTASAVALGEHPQPALLLGFLLILIGLVLVEYKPRKPAA
- a CDS encoding J domain-containing protein yields the protein MFQWEDEAAAEAEAPHCDHANCAEPGLYRAPKSRDRLNDYFNFCLEHVRAYNKSWNYFQGMGADDIEHQIRRDTVWDRPTWPLGGWRIPQREDVNRAFRRAMGLDEESEPASEARQQGPKLSSAEYQALRTLELKPGVTWDEVKARYKGLAKLLHPDANGGDKLAEERLKLVNQAYSTLKQSALF
- the cobS gene encoding cobaltochelatase subunit CobS → MATESTTTNGQLQLPDITISVQQTFGLDSDMQVPAFSQPSEHVPDVDEAYRFDHDTTLAILAGFAYNRRVLIQGYHGTGKSTHIEQVAARLNWPCIRVNLDSHISRIDLIGKDAIVLREGKQVTEYREGLLPWALQHPTALVFDEYDAGRPDVMFVIQRVLEVEGKLTLLDQNKVLRPHPAFRLFATANTIGLGDTSGLYHGTQQINQGQMDRWNIVTVLNYLPHDDEVNIVLAKAPTYDTDEGRKAVSAMVALADLTRSGFIAGDISTVMSPRTVITWAENAKIFNDVAFAFKVTFLNKCDEIERTTVAEYYQRCFGTELKQAGKTQLV
- the cobT gene encoding cobaltochelatase subunit CobT — protein: MAQNESAVESFRRVTAAAMRAIARKTELNVTFAPGQHGLAGNEARLPLPARDLPKAEVAQVRGEADAIALKLRLHNAETHRREAPRTEMGRQIFDAVEQARVEAVGSRYMTGVSENLAAALEEHCRQRGYARVTEREQAPLSEVLRLLAREAMTGQPVPKAAKRIVDLWKPVLADKVLGDLARMAESADDQRAYAKATRQLLSDLDVDMGPEDAQPEDSDESEQDEQNDDTDQNKGEGGEQQKSEAAAMETEAGDRGQDDADAQETETASDEMADAEEESPGRPGRPPQSDLSNRSNEPTYKSYCTDYDEIVEAADLCDPDELGRLRQLLDQQLQHLQAVVGKLANRLQRRLMAQQSRSWEFDIEEGLLDSARLSRVVVDPVLPLSFKREKDMEFRDTVVSLLIDNSGSMRGRPITVAAMSADILARTLERCGVKVEVLGFTTRMWKGGQSRERWLAGGKPANPGRLNDLRHIVYKNADAPWRRARKSLGLMLREGILKENIDGEALLWAHERLLGRPEQRRILMVISDGAPVDDSTLSVNPGNYLERHLREVIDWIETRSPVELVAIGIGHDVTRYYRRAVTIVDAEQLGGTMMEKLAELFDESQAEPKTQRGRVRRKVLH